The Formosa sp. Hel1_33_131 genome window below encodes:
- a CDS encoding GlmU family protein, with the protein MNYILFDGENREALLPFTYTRPVADIRIGILTIREKWELFLGATTTTVTEDYLSDKYPMVEMEQNIMINASYTPNEALVHQIKNLKENQAVYDGDTMVAFFSLEDQEIDIDSLEVFQSKGELLKIETTWDIFSKNGAAIQADYKLLTADRTSEPIPEKTVAFKPEAIFIEEGAKLPLCVLNATDGPIYIGKNTEIMEGSMVRGPFALCEGSTLKMGTKIYGPTTVGPYSKVGGEINNSVFFGYSNKGHDGFLGNSVIGEWCNLGADTNNSNLKNNYAEVRLWSYETENFAKTGLQFCGLMMGDHSKCGINTMFNTGTVVGVSANIFGSGFPRNFIPSFSWGGAKGFATYLTSKAFEVATEVMKRRGLEFSAQESAILEHVFELSATYRTD; encoded by the coding sequence ATGAATTATATACTTTTTGACGGTGAAAATAGAGAGGCCTTATTGCCATTTACCTATACACGTCCTGTAGCCGATATCCGTATTGGGATTTTGACGATTCGTGAAAAATGGGAATTATTTTTAGGAGCCACCACCACCACAGTGACGGAGGATTATCTTTCTGATAAATATCCAATGGTTGAAATGGAGCAGAACATAATGATCAATGCGTCCTACACACCCAACGAAGCTTTAGTCCATCAAATTAAAAATTTAAAAGAAAATCAAGCTGTTTATGATGGCGACACGATGGTCGCTTTTTTCAGTTTGGAAGATCAAGAAATAGATATTGATTCCCTAGAGGTATTTCAATCTAAAGGAGAGCTTTTAAAAATTGAAACGACTTGGGATATTTTCTCCAAAAATGGGGCTGCAATACAAGCGGATTATAAGCTGTTAACAGCCGACAGAACATCCGAACCAATTCCTGAAAAAACGGTGGCTTTTAAACCAGAGGCTATTTTTATTGAAGAAGGAGCCAAGCTACCCCTTTGTGTGCTCAATGCGACAGATGGCCCTATCTATATCGGTAAAAACACCGAAATTATGGAAGGCAGTATGGTAAGAGGGCCTTTTGCACTTTGTGAAGGATCGACTCTTAAAATGGGAACTAAAATTTATGGACCCACCACTGTTGGACCCTATTCTAAAGTAGGCGGTGAGATTAATAATTCGGTGTTCTTTGGTTACTCTAATAAAGGACATGATGGGTTTTTAGGAAATTCTGTTATTGGAGAATGGTGTAATTTAGGAGCGGATACTAATAATTCCAATCTAAAAAACAACTATGCTGAGGTACGCTTGTGGAGTTACGAGACTGAAAATTTCGCCAAAACAGGACTTCAGTTTTGTGGTTTGATGATGGGCGACCATAGTAAATGTGGGATTAATACCATGTTTAATACCGGAACTGTTGTGGGTGTGAGTGCTAATATTTTTGGAAGTGGTTTTCCTCGAAACTTCATTCCAAGTTTCAGTTGGGGCGGGGCTAAAGGTTTTGCAACCTATCTAACGTCCAAAGCTTTTGAAGTCGCTACAGAGGTGATGAAACGCCGTGGATTGGAATTCTCGGCACAAGAATCCGCTATTTTAGAACACGTGTTTGAACTGTCTGCAACCTATAGAACCGATTAG